Proteins from one Sphingomonas sp. HF-S4 genomic window:
- a CDS encoding FemAB family XrtA/PEP-CTERM system-associated protein, which translates to MNAPLLVRPVGLRVADLNDTVERARIGAFVHEHAEGTPFHLPAWSVAVARGCRQKSHYLVAERGNGIGGVLPLTEMHSPLFGRALVSAGFGVGGGILADDKATVRALAEAAWTLAGRLSCPSVELRGGASPGTGWHVDDTSYLGFVRDLAADDEAELLAIPRKQRAEVRRSFGNDLDIETGTDAATHYALYAESVRNLGTPVFPRALFGEVLREFGEAADVLTVRHRGVGVASVLSLYWKDAVYPYWGGGGDAARALRANDAMYFALMRQARERGCRRFDFGRSKTGTGAAAFKKNWGFEPQPLTYFARAADGAAPRKVNPLDPKYSLQVQAWKRMPLWLANRVGPWIAQGLG; encoded by the coding sequence ATGAACGCGCCGCTGCTGGTGCGGCCGGTCGGGCTGCGCGTGGCCGATTTGAATGATACGGTCGAGCGCGCGCGGATCGGTGCGTTCGTTCACGAACATGCCGAGGGTACGCCGTTTCACTTGCCTGCCTGGAGCGTGGCGGTGGCGCGCGGCTGCCGGCAGAAGAGCCATTATCTCGTCGCCGAGCGCGGCAACGGCATCGGCGGGGTGCTGCCGTTGACCGAGATGCACTCTCCGCTGTTCGGGCGGGCGCTCGTGTCGGCAGGATTCGGCGTCGGCGGAGGCATTCTCGCCGATGACAAAGCGACGGTGCGCGCCCTGGCCGAGGCGGCGTGGACTCTGGCTGGACGGCTGAGCTGTCCGAGCGTCGAACTGCGCGGTGGGGCGTCTCCTGGCACCGGCTGGCATGTCGACGACACGAGCTATCTCGGCTTCGTCCGCGATCTCGCCGCCGACGACGAAGCCGAGCTGCTCGCGATACCTCGGAAACAGCGCGCCGAAGTGCGGCGGTCGTTCGGCAATGATCTCGACATCGAGACCGGCACCGATGCCGCCACGCATTATGCGCTCTATGCCGAAAGCGTGCGCAATCTCGGCACCCCGGTATTCCCGCGCGCGCTGTTCGGGGAAGTGCTCCGGGAGTTCGGAGAGGCGGCGGACGTGCTGACGGTGCGCCATCGCGGCGTCGGGGTGGCGAGCGTGCTGAGCCTCTACTGGAAGGATGCCGTCTATCCCTATTGGGGCGGCGGGGGCGACGCCGCGCGTGCGCTGCGCGCCAACGATGCGATGTATTTCGCCCTGATGCGCCAAGCGCGCGAACGCGGCTGCCGTCGCTTCGATTTCGGGCGCTCCAAGACCGGGACGGGCGCTGCGGCGTTCAAGAAGAATTGGGGTTTCGAGCCGCAGCCGCTGACCTATTTCGCGCGTGCCGCCGACGGCGCGGCGCCGCGGAAAGTCAATCCGCTCGATCCCAAATACAGCCTCCAGGTCCAGGCGTGGAAGCGGATGCCGCTATGGCTCGCCAACCGCGTCGGGCCGTGGATCGCGCAGGGGCTGGGGTGA
- a CDS encoding TIGR02587 family membrane protein, protein MSAESPNRDYAAGLARAFGGSVLFALPLLMTMEMWALGLHIHPLRLLLFLFANFVVLVFLSRFGGFERTSNMREDALDALAAYAVGAVTAAAILLLFGLLPADMPLDELVGMIAIQAVPASFGAMIARKQLSGDDPEDEEDEERAARSSGYLGQLFLMLAGALFLAFNVAPTEEMILIGYKMTAWHSIAMMLVSMLLLHLLVFRVGFAGQEEAPEGYGVLRRFLAFTVPGYAIALVVSFYVLWTFGRVDGNAMAAVAGTVVVLGFPAAIGAAIARLVV, encoded by the coding sequence ATGTCCGCCGAGAGCCCCAATCGCGACTATGCCGCCGGACTGGCGCGGGCGTTCGGCGGGTCGGTGCTGTTCGCGCTGCCGCTGTTGATGACGATGGAGATGTGGGCGCTCGGGCTGCACATCCACCCGCTACGGCTGTTGCTGTTCCTTTTCGCGAACTTCGTTGTCCTGGTCTTCCTGTCGCGCTTCGGCGGGTTCGAGCGGACCTCCAACATGCGCGAAGACGCGCTCGACGCGCTCGCCGCCTATGCGGTGGGGGCGGTCACCGCGGCCGCGATCCTGCTGCTGTTCGGCCTGCTCCCTGCCGATATGCCGCTCGACGAGTTGGTCGGGATGATCGCGATCCAGGCAGTGCCCGCCAGCTTCGGCGCGATGATCGCGCGAAAGCAGTTGAGCGGCGACGATCCGGAAGACGAAGAAGATGAGGAGCGCGCCGCGCGGTCGTCGGGCTATCTCGGCCAGCTCTTCCTGATGCTGGCAGGCGCGCTGTTCCTAGCGTTCAACGTCGCGCCGACCGAGGAGATGATCCTGATCGGGTACAAGATGACCGCGTGGCACAGCATCGCGATGATGCTCGTGTCGATGCTGCTGCTCCACCTGCTGGTCTTCCGCGTCGGCTTTGCCGGGCAGGAAGAAGCGCCCGAGGGCTATGGCGTGCTTCGGCGCTTCCTCGCCTTCACCGTGCCCGGCTATGCGATCGCGCTGGTGGTGAGCTTCTACGTGCTGTGGACGTTCGGGCGGGTCGATGGGAATGCGATGGCGGCGGTGGCGGGGACGGTAGTCGTGCTCGGATTCCCCGCGGCGATCGGCGCGGCGATCGCGCGGCTGGTGGTATAG
- a CDS encoding XrtA/PEP-CTERM system amidotransferase has product MCGIAGLYYPAIAKPIDPARIVAMSDALAHRGPDGAGVWTAPGVGLGHRRLSIIDLEGGVQPMATPDQGVVVSYNGEIYNFREVRAELEAKGARFKTESDTEVLLHGWRAWGPAMLGKLNGMFAFALYDAEKQSLFLARDRFGVKPLVYTKLSDGGVAFASEIKGLLAHPSFRRRPDFRAVEDYLGLGYVPDDASLLVGVKKLPAGHYLLLQRGKRMPQPMRWWDIDFSNRATGKVRDLEAELIERMRAAVRSRMIADVPLGAFLSGGVDSSAVVALMAEASKAAVKTCTIGFDEAGLDETTYARQVAERFATAHRSRTVGSDDYALIDTLVAAFDEPFADASALPTYRVCELARESVTVALSGDGADEAFAGYRRYKFFAAEERVRSLFPEKLRQNVFGTLGRLYPKADWAPRAFRAKTTLLALAENGEFAYPKAVGVTTPALRDRLYTSAAKHTLAGHTAEQRYVDAMRRAPARDALDRAQYADIQHWLPGDILTKVDRTSMAVSLEAREPLLDYELVQFAATLPPALRIKAGQGKWLMKKALEPYLPKDILYRPKMGFVTPISAWFRNALAEEAAGLARSRVLAGTGWFEPAEIERLAAEHKAGRGEHGRTLWQLLMLERSLERLFG; this is encoded by the coding sequence ATGTGCGGCATTGCGGGGCTTTATTACCCTGCCATCGCGAAGCCGATCGATCCTGCCCGCATCGTCGCGATGAGCGACGCGCTGGCGCATCGCGGGCCCGACGGGGCAGGGGTATGGACCGCGCCGGGGGTAGGGCTCGGGCATCGCCGGCTGTCGATCATCGATCTCGAAGGCGGCGTTCAGCCGATGGCGACGCCCGACCAGGGCGTGGTCGTCAGCTATAATGGCGAGATCTACAATTTCCGCGAGGTCCGCGCCGAGCTCGAAGCCAAGGGCGCGCGGTTCAAGACCGAAAGCGATACCGAGGTGCTGCTCCATGGCTGGCGCGCCTGGGGGCCTGCGATGCTTGGCAAGCTCAACGGGATGTTCGCCTTTGCGCTCTACGACGCCGAGAAACAGAGCCTGTTCCTGGCGCGCGACCGCTTCGGGGTGAAACCGCTGGTCTATACCAAGCTCTCCGACGGCGGGGTGGCGTTCGCGTCCGAGATCAAGGGACTGCTCGCGCATCCCTCGTTCCGGCGGCGGCCCGATTTCCGCGCGGTCGAGGATTATCTGGGCCTGGGCTATGTACCCGACGATGCCTCGCTGCTGGTCGGCGTCAAGAAGCTGCCGGCGGGGCACTACCTCCTGCTCCAGCGCGGCAAGCGGATGCCGCAGCCGATGCGCTGGTGGGATATCGACTTCTCCAACCGTGCCACCGGCAAGGTCCGCGATCTCGAAGCCGAGCTGATCGAGCGGATGCGTGCCGCGGTGCGGTCGCGAATGATCGCCGACGTGCCGCTCGGCGCGTTCCTTTCGGGCGGCGTCGACAGCAGCGCGGTGGTCGCCTTGATGGCCGAGGCGAGCAAGGCCGCGGTCAAAACGTGCACGATCGGTTTCGACGAGGCCGGGCTCGACGAGACCACGTACGCCCGGCAGGTCGCCGAGCGCTTCGCCACTGCGCACCGCTCGCGGACGGTCGGATCGGACGATTATGCGCTGATCGACACGCTGGTCGCAGCGTTCGACGAGCCCTTTGCCGACGCTTCGGCGCTGCCGACCTATCGGGTGTGCGAGTTGGCGCGCGAGAGCGTGACGGTGGCGCTGTCGGGCGACGGTGCCGACGAGGCGTTCGCGGGCTATCGGCGCTACAAGTTCTTCGCCGCGGAAGAGCGCGTGCGGAGCCTCTTTCCCGAGAAACTGCGCCAGAACGTGTTCGGGACGCTCGGCCGGCTCTATCCCAAGGCCGACTGGGCGCCGCGCGCCTTCCGCGCCAAGACAACCTTGCTCGCGCTCGCCGAGAATGGCGAGTTCGCGTATCCCAAGGCAGTGGGCGTGACGACGCCTGCGCTGCGCGACCGACTCTACACCAGCGCCGCGAAGCATACGCTCGCCGGGCACACCGCCGAGCAGCGCTATGTCGATGCAATGCGGCGCGCCCCGGCACGCGATGCGCTCGATCGCGCGCAATATGCCGATATCCAGCACTGGCTGCCCGGTGACATCCTGACCAAGGTCGATCGCACTAGTATGGCGGTGAGCCTCGAGGCGCGCGAGCCGCTGCTCGATTACGAGCTGGTCCAGTTCGCCGCCACCTTGCCACCCGCGTTGCGGATCAAGGCGGGGCAGGGCAAGTGGCTGATGAAGAAGGCGCTCGAGCCCTATCTGCCCAAGGACATCCTCTATCGGCCCAAAATGGGGTTCGTGACTCCGATCAGCGCGTGGTTCCGCAACGCGCTGGCCGAGGAGGCTGCGGGGCTGGCCCGGTCGCGCGTGCTGGCCGGCACGGGCTGGTTCGAGCCCGCCGAGATCGAGCGGCTCGCGGCCGAGCACAAGGCAGGGCGCGGCGAGCATGGCCGGACCTTGTGGCAGCTGCTGATGCTCGAACGCAGCCTGGAGCGGCTGTTCGGCTGA
- a CDS encoding winged helix-turn-helix transcriptional regulator, translated as MAKPAPASQRTKPWPDADPRVDALVTEVIGRVADKWTMLILEELAGHEHLRFTQIGRLVPGISQKMLTQTLRQMERDGLVTRTVHPVIPPRVDYRLTALGESLGAAFCGVWLWAEANLEEIEAARAAFDGC; from the coding sequence TTGGCCAAACCGGCTCCCGCCTCCCAACGGACCAAGCCCTGGCCCGATGCCGATCCGCGCGTCGACGCGCTGGTCACCGAGGTGATCGGCCGCGTCGCCGACAAATGGACGATGCTGATCCTCGAGGAACTGGCCGGGCACGAGCATCTTCGCTTCACCCAGATCGGCAGGCTGGTGCCGGGGATCAGCCAGAAGATGCTCACTCAGACGCTGCGCCAGATGGAGCGCGATGGCCTCGTCACGCGCACGGTCCACCCGGTGATCCCGCCGCGCGTCGACTATCGCCTCACCGCGCTCGGCGAGAGCCTCGGCGCGGCATTCTGCGGCGTGTGGCTCTGGGCCGAGGCCAATCTCGAAGAGATCGAGGCAGCGCGAGCTGCCTTCGACGGATGCTGA
- a CDS encoding XrtA system polysaccharide deacetylase, with the protein MLINGLSVDVEDWFQVGAFEKTIAREDWDGLEHRVEANTDRVLALFADAGVQATFFTLGWVAKRYPALIRRIAEAGHEVASHGWAHQRVFTMEPKAFRADLAGARAALEDAGGVSVTGYRAPSFSIDKRTPWAHAELAEAGYSYSSSIAPVRHDHYGWPEAPRGAFRPIAGTPLIELPVTIARFAGREITAGGGFFRLLPNGVTDRAVRSANAADTSAIFYFHPWEVDPGQPRVANAPLKSKLRHYARLGAMAGKLEKLIASHSWGRMDAIAAREAGRLQ; encoded by the coding sequence ATGCTGATCAACGGCCTCTCGGTAGACGTCGAAGACTGGTTCCAGGTCGGGGCGTTCGAGAAGACGATCGCGCGCGAAGATTGGGACGGGCTCGAGCATCGCGTCGAGGCCAATACCGATCGCGTGCTGGCGTTGTTTGCCGATGCGGGCGTCCAGGCGACCTTCTTCACCCTGGGTTGGGTGGCGAAGCGCTATCCCGCGCTGATCCGCCGCATCGCCGAGGCTGGCCACGAAGTCGCCAGCCACGGCTGGGCGCACCAGCGCGTGTTCACGATGGAGCCCAAGGCGTTCCGTGCCGACCTGGCCGGCGCGCGCGCGGCGCTGGAGGATGCGGGCGGGGTCTCGGTCACCGGCTATCGCGCGCCGAGCTTCTCGATCGACAAGCGCACCCCCTGGGCGCATGCCGAGCTCGCCGAGGCGGGCTACAGCTATTCGTCGAGCATCGCGCCGGTCCGCCACGATCATTATGGCTGGCCCGAAGCGCCGCGTGGCGCTTTCCGGCCGATCGCGGGGACGCCCTTGATCGAACTGCCTGTCACCATCGCCAGGTTCGCGGGACGTGAGATCACCGCGGGAGGCGGCTTCTTCAGGCTGTTGCCCAACGGGGTGACCGATCGCGCGGTGCGTAGCGCCAATGCCGCAGATACCTCTGCGATCTTCTATTTCCACCCCTGGGAAGTCGATCCCGGCCAGCCGCGCGTCGCCAATGCGCCGCTCAAGTCGAAGCTGCGGCACTATGCCCGATTGGGCGCGATGGCGGGGAAGCTGGAAAAGCTGATCGCCAGCCATTCGTGGGGGCGGATGGACGCGATCGCCGCGCGCGAGGCGGGGCGGCTGCAATGA
- the xrtA gene encoding exosortase A: MTVAMPQSEFTPSGTLFDARWRRHAAILAGTWAVLLILFRRDTIDLATIYWTNTTFGHCLFVAPVIGWLVWQRRRELALVAPQGWWPGLALVGAGGLGWLLGDAAGVALFRHAGLVLMLQGTVVSVLGPNVSRALLFPIAYMAFLVPFGDFLEGPLQDITVAQVMPLLHLFGVPASVDGVLITTSNGYFEVAEACSGAKFVIAMIAFGVLVANVCYLSWTRRIAFLAMALVVPVLANGLRAFGTIYAAWWTSVEAATGMDHIVYGWFFFAAVMAAVLAIGWKWFDRDPDAAWFDPLKLPAPVRQRAEASVTALLALTVASLFLGWSSLIAARAAPLPARIELPEVPGWHRVGPSAVAAWSPHFPGNDHFLIGHYADAQGRTVDLSVAVYAGQHEGKELVGFGIGPIRENDRWVRIADVPDLSRGHALRMTGPGRVERVTVSWYRVGDTLTGSDKRVKFETLKTKLLGGNQAAVAMLVSAEQGGDAGAQATIRDFLTALGPVDALADRMAGR; this comes from the coding sequence ATGACGGTCGCGATGCCCCAGAGCGAATTCACGCCCAGCGGCACGCTGTTCGACGCGCGCTGGCGGCGGCACGCCGCGATCCTGGCGGGCACCTGGGCGGTGCTGCTGATCCTCTTCCGCCGCGACACGATCGACCTCGCGACGATCTATTGGACCAATACCACGTTCGGGCATTGCCTGTTCGTCGCGCCGGTGATCGGCTGGCTGGTCTGGCAGCGGCGGCGCGAGCTTGCGCTGGTGGCACCGCAGGGCTGGTGGCCGGGGCTGGCGCTGGTCGGCGCGGGCGGGCTTGGATGGCTGCTCGGCGATGCCGCGGGCGTGGCGCTGTTCCGCCATGCCGGGCTGGTGCTGATGCTGCAGGGCACGGTGGTGAGCGTGCTGGGCCCCAATGTGAGCCGCGCGCTGCTGTTTCCGATTGCATACATGGCATTCCTCGTGCCGTTCGGCGATTTCCTAGAAGGTCCGCTCCAGGACATCACCGTCGCGCAAGTGATGCCTTTGCTCCATCTGTTCGGCGTGCCGGCGAGCGTGGACGGGGTGCTCATCACCACCTCGAACGGCTATTTCGAAGTCGCCGAGGCGTGTTCGGGCGCCAAATTCGTCATCGCGATGATCGCGTTCGGCGTGCTCGTCGCCAATGTGTGTTATCTCTCCTGGACCCGACGCATCGCGTTCCTGGCGATGGCGCTGGTCGTGCCGGTCCTCGCCAATGGCCTCCGCGCGTTCGGGACGATTTACGCCGCGTGGTGGACCTCGGTCGAGGCGGCTACAGGGATGGACCATATCGTCTATGGTTGGTTCTTCTTCGCCGCGGTGATGGCGGCGGTGCTGGCGATCGGCTGGAAATGGTTTGATCGCGACCCCGATGCTGCCTGGTTCGATCCGCTCAAGCTCCCGGCGCCGGTGCGCCAGCGCGCCGAGGCATCGGTGACGGCGCTGCTCGCGTTGACGGTGGCCAGCCTGTTCCTCGGCTGGTCGAGCCTGATCGCCGCGCGCGCCGCGCCGCTGCCGGCCAGGATCGAATTGCCCGAAGTGCCCGGCTGGCATCGCGTCGGCCCGAGCGCCGTCGCGGCCTGGTCGCCCCATTTCCCCGGCAACGACCATTTCCTGATCGGGCACTATGCCGATGCGCAGGGCCGCACGGTGGACCTGTCGGTCGCAGTCTATGCCGGGCAGCACGAGGGCAAGGAACTGGTCGGCTTCGGCATCGGGCCGATCCGCGAGAACGACCGCTGGGTGCGCATCGCCGATGTGCCCGATCTTTCGCGTGGGCACGCATTGCGCATGACCGGTCCCGGACGGGTGGAACGCGTCACGGTTAGTTGGTACCGCGTCGGCGATACGCTGACCGGGAGCGACAAACGCGTGAAGTTCGAGACGTTGAAGACCAAGTTGCTGGGGGGAAACCAGGCCGCGGTGGCCATGCTGGTATCGGCCGAACAGGGCGGGGATGCCGGCGCGCAGGCGACGATCCGCGACTTCCTGACCGCGCTCGGCCCCGTCGATGCGCTTGCCGACCGCATGGCTGGTCGCTAG
- a CDS encoding TIGR03087 family PEP-CTERM/XrtA system glycosyltransferase, whose amino-acid sequence MGDVLFLAHRVPFPPDRGDKIRSFHLLRHLAGHRRVHLAAFADDSRDIDRPELATVTASRAIVRRGKSRAVAAVQSLVSGRPVSLTAFDDAAMRRAVCEVLAREDIETILVFSSQMAQYLPADTRARVVMDFVDMDSAKFAAYAEAAKGPMRWMLAREARLLARFEAEVAARVDASLFVSAAEAGLFRRTTGAERVQAIENGIDTAHFDPAAGFAPVAADGALIVFTGQMDYRPNIEAVTWFARDILPRVRAAHPEARFAIVGRNPGEAVKALASPHVIVTGEVADVRGWLAAAAVVVAPLKLARGVQNKVLEAMAMARPVAASSAAAEGIDHAGTIAVGATAADLVEAVTMLLSDRAAAAALGCNARARVIARYGWDARLAPLDDLMGLLAQLGEAA is encoded by the coding sequence ATGGGCGATGTCCTGTTCCTCGCGCACCGCGTGCCGTTTCCGCCCGATCGCGGCGACAAGATCCGCAGCTTCCATCTGCTGCGGCATCTGGCCGGGCACCGGCGTGTGCATCTCGCCGCGTTCGCCGATGACTCGCGCGACATCGACCGGCCTGAGCTGGCGACGGTCACCGCGAGCCGAGCGATCGTGCGACGGGGCAAATCGCGGGCGGTGGCCGCAGTCCAGTCGCTGGTTTCGGGGCGACCGGTCTCGCTCACTGCATTCGACGACGCGGCAATGCGTCGCGCAGTGTGCGAGGTGCTGGCGCGCGAGGATATCGAGACGATCTTGGTCTTCTCCAGCCAGATGGCGCAATATCTCCCCGCCGACACCAGGGCGCGGGTGGTGATGGATTTCGTCGACATGGATTCGGCGAAGTTCGCTGCCTATGCCGAAGCGGCAAAGGGGCCGATGCGCTGGATGCTCGCGCGCGAAGCGCGGTTGCTGGCACGCTTTGAGGCCGAGGTCGCGGCGCGCGTGGACGCGAGCCTGTTCGTCAGCGCGGCCGAGGCCGGGCTGTTCCGCCGCACCACGGGTGCCGAACGGGTCCAGGCGATCGAGAACGGCATCGACACCGCGCATTTCGATCCGGCGGCGGGCTTCGCACCGGTAGCTGCCGACGGCGCGCTGATCGTGTTCACCGGGCAGATGGACTATCGCCCGAATATCGAGGCAGTGACCTGGTTCGCGCGGGACATCCTGCCGCGGGTGCGCGCGGCACATCCCGAGGCGCGCTTCGCGATCGTCGGACGCAATCCTGGTGAGGCGGTGAAGGCATTGGCTTCGCCCCATGTGATCGTCACCGGCGAAGTCGCCGACGTGCGCGGCTGGCTCGCCGCCGCGGCGGTGGTGGTCGCGCCGCTCAAGCTTGCGCGCGGCGTCCAGAACAAGGTGCTCGAGGCTATGGCGATGGCGCGGCCCGTGGCCGCGTCGTCCGCGGCTGCGGAAGGCATCGACCATGCCGGCACGATCGCGGTCGGCGCAACTGCGGCCGATCTCGTCGAAGCGGTGACGATGCTGCTGTCCGATCGCGCCGCTGCCGCAGCCCTTGGCTGCAACGCGCGGGCGCGGGTGATCGCGCGCTATGGCTGGGACGCCCGGCTGGCGCCGCTTGACGACCTGATGGGGCTGTTGGCGCAGCTCGGAGAGGCGGCATGA
- a CDS encoding AAA family ATPase: MYDDHYGLSGRPFQLTPDPRFWFDTATHRKAMAYLGYGLSQGEGFVVITGDPGVGKTTLMGHLLGEIDEQRLNVIKIVSTQLRPEDLLQTVCAGLEIDATGASKAAMLAAIEHGLHDVARSGRRTLLIIDEAQALPAESLEELRMLSNFQAGGYPLLQIFLLGQPEFRLTLQDGTLEQLRQRVIAMHHLAPMDPGELEPYLLHRLSCVGWRGKPRFTNDALAAMHLWSGGIPRRVNQLAGRVLLFGSIEQLDTFGAPELATVIADLENDSAPAPAKRDAFVEPLELRDIAPIAMGTPTPSAASPLIAEEPEVPEAPAPVAEAPLDLRIAALERQILEQDAALRRVLTLLVDWVESSDGERRPDLSALRGHAAA, from the coding sequence ATGTACGACGACCATTATGGACTGAGCGGGCGGCCGTTCCAGCTCACCCCGGATCCGCGCTTCTGGTTCGACACCGCGACGCACCGCAAGGCGATGGCCTATCTCGGCTATGGGCTGAGCCAGGGCGAAGGCTTCGTCGTGATCACCGGCGATCCCGGCGTGGGCAAGACCACGCTGATGGGCCATTTGCTCGGCGAGATCGACGAGCAGCGGCTCAACGTCATCAAGATCGTCTCGACCCAGCTCCGCCCGGAGGACCTGCTCCAGACCGTGTGCGCGGGGCTCGAGATCGATGCGACCGGCGCGAGCAAGGCGGCGATGCTCGCGGCGATCGAGCACGGCCTGCACGACGTGGCCCGCAGCGGCCGCCGCACGCTGCTGATCATCGACGAGGCGCAGGCGCTTCCGGCCGAGAGCCTGGAGGAGTTGCGCATGCTCTCCAACTTCCAGGCCGGCGGCTATCCGCTGCTCCAGATCTTCCTGCTCGGCCAGCCCGAATTCCGGCTGACCCTGCAGGACGGTACGCTCGAGCAGTTGCGCCAGCGGGTGATCGCGATGCATCATCTCGCCCCGATGGATCCGGGCGAGCTCGAACCCTATCTGCTCCACCGCCTGTCGTGCGTCGGCTGGCGGGGCAAGCCGCGCTTCACCAACGATGCGCTGGCGGCGATGCACCTTTGGTCGGGCGGCATCCCGCGCCGGGTCAACCAGCTCGCCGGCCGCGTGCTGCTGTTCGGCTCGATCGAGCAGCTCGATACGTTCGGCGCGCCCGAGCTGGCGACGGTGATCGCCGATCTCGAAAATGATAGTGCCCCGGCACCGGCCAAGCGCGATGCGTTCGTCGAGCCGCTCGAGCTGCGCGACATCGCGCCGATCGCAATGGGCACGCCGACCCCGTCGGCCGCGAGCCCGCTGATCGCCGAAGAACCCGAAGTGCCCGAGGCGCCCGCACCGGTCGCCGAGGCGCCGCTCGACCTGCGTATCGCGGCGCTCGAAAGGCAGATCCTCGAACAGGACGCGGCGCTGCGCCGCGTGCTGACCTTGCTCGTCGACTGGGTCGAGAGCAGCGATGGCGAACGCCGTCCGGACCTGTCGGCGCTGCGCGGGCATGCGGCCGCCTGA
- a CDS encoding MAPEG family protein, which produces MHSPILGPVVALVAWSLVMLVWMFLVRMPALKRAGVDMSKARGGRPGILDGMVEERAQWPAHNYIHLMEQPTLFYAIALTLALMGQGDGINAWIAWGYVGLRIAHSLVQATINKVAIRFGLFVLSTVALIALTLHAGIALLH; this is translated from the coding sequence ATGCACAGTCCAATTCTCGGGCCCGTCGTGGCGCTGGTCGCATGGTCGCTGGTCATGCTGGTGTGGATGTTCCTGGTCCGCATGCCGGCGCTCAAGCGCGCGGGGGTCGACATGTCGAAGGCGCGCGGCGGGCGCCCCGGCATCCTCGACGGCATGGTCGAGGAACGCGCGCAATGGCCCGCGCACAATTACATCCACCTGATGGAGCAGCCGACGTTGTTCTATGCGATCGCGCTGACGCTCGCGCTGATGGGCCAGGGCGACGGGATCAATGCGTGGATCGCCTGGGGATATGTCGGCCTGCGCATCGCCCACAGCCTCGTCCAGGCGACGATCAACAAGGTGGCAATCCGCTTCGGCCTGTTCGTGCTGTCGACCGTCGCGCTGATCGCGCTGACGCTGCACGCGGGGATCGCGCTGCTCCACTAG
- a CDS encoding alpha/beta hydrolase, translated as MPIDRRSLIGGAMGLALAPAARAQDAVPYVLGTGTAAWPPREHFKLWPGSPPGAPSSLPANNFTINGSFKELWLRGVSEPMVGVYRPARPDGRAILSIPGGGYGFVSVENEGVDVAKALTPHGITVFVLAYRLPGEGWAQRADVPLQDAQRAMRLIRANASKYGVDPAKLGLVGFSAGGHLGAMVAVGHADRVYQPVDAADTTSARPAYAGLVYPVVSFTSAGFEARRSNGLWGEAADAATIARHTPLNRVGTDTPPIFLVHAIDDGTVPIQQTLAMIDHCRMHQIPVEAHILEKGGHGFGGLHLPKDAPGRLWPDIFARWTATH; from the coding sequence ATGCCGATCGACCGACGCAGCCTGATCGGAGGCGCGATGGGACTCGCCCTCGCACCCGCCGCCCGCGCGCAGGATGCCGTCCCCTATGTCCTCGGCACCGGCACCGCGGCCTGGCCGCCGCGCGAGCATTTCAAGCTATGGCCCGGCTCTCCCCCAGGCGCGCCCTCGTCGCTCCCGGCGAACAACTTCACGATCAACGGCAGCTTCAAGGAATTGTGGCTGCGCGGCGTCTCCGAGCCGATGGTCGGGGTCTATCGCCCCGCCCGGCCTGATGGCCGCGCCATCCTGTCGATCCCCGGCGGCGGTTACGGCTTCGTCTCGGTCGAGAACGAGGGCGTCGATGTCGCCAAGGCGCTGACCCCGCACGGCATCACCGTGTTCGTCCTCGCCTATCGCCTCCCCGGCGAAGGCTGGGCGCAGCGCGCCGACGTGCCGCTCCAGGATGCCCAGCGCGCGATGCGGCTGATCCGCGCCAATGCGAGCAAATACGGCGTGGACCCCGCCAAGCTGGGGCTCGTCGGTTTCTCGGCGGGCGGGCATCTCGGCGCGATGGTCGCGGTCGGCCATGCCGATCGGGTGTACCAGCCGGTCGATGCCGCCGACACCACATCAGCGCGTCCGGCATATGCGGGGCTCGTCTATCCGGTGGTCTCCTTCACCAGCGCGGGCTTCGAGGCACGCCGCAGCAACGGCCTGTGGGGCGAGGCCGCCGATGCCGCGACGATCGCCCGCCACACGCCGCTCAATCGCGTCGGCACGGATACCCCGCCGATCTTCCTCGTCCACGCGATCGACGACGGCACCGTCCCGATCCAGCAGACGCTGGCGATGATCGACCATTGCCGGATGCACCAAATTCCAGTCGAGGCGCATATCCTCGAGAAGGGCGGCCACGGTTTTGGCGGGCTTCATCTGCCCAAGGACGCGCCGGGCCGGCTGTGGCCCGACATCTTCGCGCGCTGGACCGCAACCCATTAA